One Bos taurus isolate L1 Dominette 01449 registration number 42190680 breed Hereford chromosome 3, ARS-UCD2.0, whole genome shotgun sequence DNA window includes the following coding sequences:
- the C3H1orf43 gene encoding protein C1orf43 homolog (The RefSeq protein has 1 substitution compared to this genomic sequence), with the protein MASGSNWLSGVNVVLVMAYGSLVFVLLFIFVKRQIMRFAMKSRRGPHVPVGHNAPKDLKEEIDIRLSKVQDIKYEPQLLADDDARLLQLETQGNHNCYNYLYRMKALDAIRASEIPFHAEGRHPHSLMGKNFRSYLLDLRNTSTPFKGVRKALIDTLLDGYETARYGTGVFGLSEYLRYQEALSELATVVKARSGSSQRQHQSAAKDLTQSPEVSPTTIQVTYLPSSQKSKRAKHFLELKSFKDNYNTLESTL; encoded by the exons ATGGCGTCCGGCAGTAACTGGCTGTCTGGCGTGAATGTCGTGCTGGTGATGGCCTACGGGAGCCTG GTGTTTGTACTGCTATTTATTTTTGTGAAGAGGCAAATCATGCGCTTTGCAATGAAATCCCGAAGGGGACCTCATGTCCCTGTGGGACACAATGCCCCCAAG GACTTAAAAGAGGAGATAGATATCCGACTGTCCAAGGTTCAGGATATCAAGTATGAACCTCAGCTTCTCGCAGATGATGATGCAAGACTGCTACAGCTGGAAACCCAGGGAAATCAAA ATTGCTACAACTACCTATACAGGATGAAAGCTCTGGATGCTATCCGTGCCTCTG AGATCCCATTTCATGCTGAAGGCCGACATCCCCATTCCTTAATGGGCAAGAATTTCCGCTCCTACCTGCTAGATCTTCGAAACACTAGTACTCCTTTCAAGGGTGTGCGCAAGGCCCTTATTGATACCCTGCTGGATGGCTATGAGACAGCCCGCTATGGGACAGGG gTCTTTGGCCTGAGTGAGTACCTGCGCTATCAGGAGGCCCTGAGTGAGCTGGCCACAGT GGTCAAAGCACGAAGTGGGAGCTCTCAGCGACAACACCAGTCAGCAGCCAAAGACCTAACCCAGTCTCCTGAAGTCTCCCCAACAACCATCCAGGTGACATACCTCCCCTCCAGTCAGAAGAGTAAACGTGCCAAGCACTTCCTCGAATTGAAGAGCTTTAAGGACAACTATAACACACTGGAGAGTACTCTGTGA
- the C3H1orf43 gene encoding protein C1orf43 homolog isoform X1, producing MASGSNWLSGVNVVLVMAYGSLDLKEEIDIRLSKVQDIKYEPQLLADDDARLLQLETQGNQNCYNYLYRMKALDAIRASEIPFHAEGRHPHSLMGKNFRSYLLDLRNTSTPFKGVRKALIDTLLDGYETARYGTGVFGLSEYLRYQEALSELATVVKARSGSSQRQHQSAAKDLTQSPEVSPTTIQVTYLPSSQKSKRAKHFLELKSFKDNYNTLESTL from the exons ATGGCGTCCGGCAGTAACTGGCTGTCTGGCGTGAATGTCGTGCTGGTGATGGCCTACGGGAGCCTG GACTTAAAAGAGGAGATAGATATCCGACTGTCCAAGGTTCAGGATATCAAGTATGAACCTCAGCTTCTCGCAGATGATGATGCAAGACTGCTACAGCTGGAAACCCAGGGAAATCAAA ATTGCTACAACTACCTATACAGGATGAAAGCTCTGGATGCTATCCGTGCCTCTG AGATCCCATTTCATGCTGAAGGCCGACATCCCCATTCCTTAATGGGCAAGAATTTCCGCTCCTACCTGCTAGATCTTCGAAACACTAGTACTCCTTTCAAGGGTGTGCGCAAGGCCCTTATTGATACCCTGCTGGATGGCTATGAGACAGCCCGCTATGGGACAGGG gTCTTTGGCCTGAGTGAGTACCTGCGCTATCAGGAGGCCCTGAGTGAGCTGGCCACAGT GGTCAAAGCACGAAGTGGGAGCTCTCAGCGACAACACCAGTCAGCAGCCAAAGACCTAACCCAGTCTCCTGAAGTCTCCCCAACAACCATCCAGGTGACATACCTCCCCTCCAGTCAGAAGAGTAAACGTGCCAAGCACTTCCTCGAATTGAAGAGCTTTAAGGACAACTATAACACACTGGAGAGTACTCTGTGA
- the CFAP141 gene encoding cilia- and flagella-associated protein 141, translating to MSMEKMGKVEEHFQRALELKKMVHRWRNSHTHCLWQITLSQRRNPYAILRMQDTMVQELALANKQLLMVRQAALHQLFEKEHQQYQQELNEKGKAFYMERL from the exons ATGTCCATGGAAAAGATGGGAAAAGTAGAAGAG CATTTTCAAAGGGCCCTGGAACTTAAGAAGATGGTGCACAG GTGGCGAAATTCACACACTCACTGTCTGTGGCAGATAACATTAAGCCAGAGGAGAAACCCATATGCTATCCTAAGGATGCAGGACACCATGGTACAGGAGTTGGCACTGGCCAACAAGCAGTTGCTGATG GTCCGTCAAGCTGCCCTGCACCAGCTGTTTGAAAAGGAGCATCAGCAGTACCAGCAAGAACTAAATGAGAAGGGCAAAGCTTTTTACATGGAGAGACTCTGA